In one window of Prevotella sp. E13-17 DNA:
- the gltB gene encoding glutamate synthase large subunit: MTQRKLNNQGLYQSEYEHDACGVGMVVNIHGGKSHELVDNALRVLENMEHRGAETRDKTGDGAGIMVQIPHEFILLQGIPVPEKGKYGTGLVFLPKEERAQQAILSVMIEEIEREGLQLMHLRTVPTNPEVLGVAAREVEPDIKQIFVKRGPTPHPLPVMEGSDYTSDEEEKTFERTLYIIRKRIENRVAKMEELSTPLPHREGQGGESDFYICSLSSKNLIYKGMLTSGQLRRYFPDLSNDYFTSGLALVHSRFSTNTFPKWKLAQPFRLLAHNGEINTIRGNRGWMKARESVLSSEALGDIKDLRPIVQDGMSDSASLDNVFEFLMMSGLSLPQAMAILVPESFNDKNPISEDLKAFYEYHSILMEPWDGPAALLFSDGRYAGGMLDRNGLRPSRYTITKQGMMVVASEVGVMDFEPGDVVSKGRLQPGKILLIDTQEGKIYYDGEIKEQLAKAHPYREWLSENRVQLEKLKSGRKVDNSVADLPRKLVQFGYGQEDIDKTIIPMATAGQEPVAAMGNDTPLAVISDRPQVFFNYFRQQFAQVTNPAIDPIREELVMSLTEYIGAVGTNILTPDASNCKMVRLPQPVLTNTQLDILCNIRYKGFKTIKLAIAFTSPDPSKGGESLRAALDKLCKDAEQAVDDGYNYIILTDREEEVRKALPSFGGVGGGYIPSLLAVSAVHHYLISVSKRVQTALIVESGEIRETMHAALLLGYGASALCPYMTFAILDDLVKRGKIQEAYETAEKNYIKAVDKGLKKIMSKMGISTIRSYRGAKIFESIGLSEDLLRRYFGTEVSTIGGVGLKEIARDAIRLREQAKEQTMLQNQGLFAWRKDGIKHAWNPETIAKLQLACRQGSYEKFKEWSKLVDEKESPIFLRDFLRFKKVTTPLHDREGQGGGSSVSLDEVESVESIVKHFVTGAMSFGALSIEAHEALALAMNKLGTRSNTGEGGEDNVRYHSVVDGVSLSSKTKQIASGRFGVTAEYLVNAEEIQIKVAQGAKPGEGGQLPGFKVNDIIAKTRHAIPGISLISPPPHHDIYSIEDLAQLIFDLKNINPTAAVSVKLVAESGVGTIAAGVAKAKADLIVISGAEGGTGASPASSMRFAGISPEIGLAETQQTLVMNGLRNQVRLQTDGQLKTAKDVIVMAMLGADEFSFGTLPLIVLGCVMMRKCNTNTCPMGVATQNPELRKHFEGRAEYVVNYFTFLAQQVREYLSEIGVHSLKEIIGRTELIESLTPSPSPSGEGSSVTDKWATIDFGRLLHKPDTDKALYWDRGAYTEVGGNHLNKQILADFSELILSTPLASGRGDGGEASYAIKNTDRAVATMLSGAIAKRYGEQGLPDGTIKIKFKGSAGQSFGAFAVKGLDLRLEGEANDYFGKGLSGGRISILPPARRSDDFKAEENIIAGNTGLYGATSGELYINGKVGERFGVRNSGAIAVIEGAGDHCCEYMTGGRVVVLGKTGRNFAAGMSGGVAYVYDPDHTFDYFCNMDMVELSLVEDSVSRKELLEFIRQHYLHTGSALAGRMLDDWHRYIEDFIQVVPIEYKRVLEEEKMARLHEKIADIQRDY; the protein is encoded by the coding sequence ATGACACAACGAAAACTAAACAATCAGGGACTTTATCAAAGTGAATATGAGCACGATGCCTGTGGTGTGGGTATGGTGGTGAACATCCACGGTGGTAAGAGTCATGAGCTGGTGGACAACGCATTGAGGGTGTTGGAAAACATGGAGCATCGTGGTGCTGAGACGCGCGACAAGACGGGCGACGGTGCCGGCATCATGGTGCAGATTCCCCACGAGTTTATTCTTCTTCAGGGCATCCCAGTGCCCGAGAAGGGGAAATACGGCACCGGACTGGTGTTCCTGCCCAAAGAAGAGCGTGCGCAGCAGGCGATACTGAGTGTGATGATAGAGGAGATAGAGCGCGAAGGCTTGCAACTGATGCATCTGCGCACTGTTCCCACCAACCCCGAGGTGCTGGGTGTGGCTGCTCGCGAGGTTGAACCAGACATTAAGCAGATTTTTGTGAAGAGGGGACCCACCCCCCATCCCCTCCCTGTAATGGAGGGGAGTGATTACACTTCAGACGAAGAGGAGAAGACATTCGAACGCACATTATATATAATAAGGAAGAGAATCGAGAATAGGGTAGCCAAAATGGAAGAACTATCTACTCCCCTCCCTCACAGGGAGGGGCAGGGGGGAGAGTCCGATTTCTACATTTGCTCCCTCTCTTCTAAGAATCTCATCTATAAGGGTATGCTCACCAGCGGACAGCTGCGTCGCTACTTCCCCGACCTCTCGAACGACTATTTCACCAGCGGACTGGCTTTGGTTCACTCGCGCTTCTCTACCAATACCTTCCCTAAATGGAAGCTGGCGCAGCCCTTCCGACTGCTGGCCCACAATGGTGAGATCAATACCATTCGTGGCAACCGCGGGTGGATGAAAGCCCGCGAGAGTGTGTTGAGCAGTGAGGCGCTAGGCGACATCAAGGACCTGCGCCCCATCGTGCAGGACGGCATGAGCGACTCGGCCAGTCTCGACAACGTGTTCGAGTTCCTGATGATGAGCGGACTCTCGCTGCCCCAGGCGATGGCCATCCTCGTGCCTGAGAGCTTCAACGACAAGAACCCCATCTCGGAGGATTTGAAGGCCTTCTACGAATATCACTCTATCCTGATGGAGCCTTGGGACGGACCTGCCGCACTGTTATTCTCCGACGGTCGCTATGCGGGGGGTATGCTCGACCGCAACGGTCTGCGCCCCAGTCGCTATACCATCACCAAACAAGGGATGATGGTGGTGGCCAGCGAGGTGGGCGTGATGGACTTTGAGCCTGGCGACGTGGTGTCGAAAGGTCGCCTGCAGCCGGGGAAAATCCTGCTCATCGACACCCAGGAAGGAAAAATCTACTACGACGGCGAAATCAAGGAGCAGCTCGCCAAGGCTCATCCCTACCGCGAGTGGCTCTCGGAGAACCGCGTGCAACTGGAGAAACTCAAGAGTGGAAGGAAGGTGGACAACAGCGTGGCCGACCTGCCCCGCAAGCTGGTGCAGTTCGGCTATGGTCAGGAGGATATCGACAAGACCATCATACCGATGGCTACTGCCGGACAGGAGCCTGTGGCCGCGATGGGTAACGACACGCCGCTGGCGGTCATCTCTGATCGTCCGCAGGTGTTTTTCAACTATTTCCGCCAGCAGTTCGCTCAGGTCACCAACCCCGCTATCGACCCCATCCGCGAGGAGCTGGTGATGAGCCTGACAGAATATATCGGCGCCGTGGGCACCAACATCCTGACGCCCGACGCCTCGAACTGTAAGATGGTGCGCCTGCCACAACCCGTTCTGACCAACACACAACTCGATATATTATGTAATATAAGGTATAAGGGATTCAAGACCATAAAACTAGCGATAGCGTTCACCTCCCCCGACCCCTCCAAAGGAGGGGAGAGCCTACGGGCAGCATTAGACAAATTGTGTAAAGATGCAGAGCAGGCTGTGGACGATGGCTATAACTATATAATCCTAACCGACCGCGAAGAGGAAGTCCGTAAGGCACTCCCCTCCTTTGGAGGGGTTGGGGGAGGTTACATTCCCTCCCTCCTAGCCGTCAGCGCTGTTCACCACTATCTGATAAGCGTGAGCAAGCGCGTGCAGACAGCCCTCATCGTGGAGAGTGGCGAGATTCGTGAGACGATGCACGCTGCCCTGCTGCTGGGCTACGGCGCCAGCGCCCTCTGTCCGTATATGACCTTCGCCATCCTCGACGATCTGGTGAAGCGCGGAAAAATTCAGGAGGCCTACGAGACCGCCGAGAAAAACTATATCAAGGCCGTGGATAAGGGCCTGAAGAAGATTATGTCGAAAATGGGTATCTCGACCATTCGCTCTTATCGTGGAGCCAAGATCTTCGAGAGCATCGGACTGAGCGAGGACCTACTGCGCCGCTACTTCGGTACAGAGGTGAGCACCATCGGTGGTGTGGGCCTGAAGGAAATAGCAAGGGATGCTATCCGTCTGCGCGAGCAGGCCAAAGAGCAGACCATGCTGCAGAACCAGGGCCTCTTTGCATGGCGCAAGGATGGTATCAAGCACGCCTGGAACCCAGAGACTATCGCCAAACTGCAACTGGCCTGTCGACAAGGCTCGTACGAGAAGTTTAAAGAGTGGTCAAAATTGGTTGACGAGAAAGAATCTCCCATCTTCTTGCGTGACTTCCTTCGATTCAAGAAAGTTACTACTCCCCTCCATGACAGGGAGGGGCAGGGGGGAGGGTCTTCCGTCTCCCTCGACGAGGTGGAAAGTGTTGAGAGCATCGTGAAACACTTTGTCACCGGTGCCATGTCGTTTGGCGCTCTCAGCATCGAGGCTCACGAGGCACTGGCACTGGCGATGAATAAGTTGGGCACACGTAGTAACACGGGTGAGGGTGGCGAGGATAACGTCCGCTATCACTCAGTGGTCGATGGCGTGAGCCTGAGTTCAAAGACTAAACAGATTGCCAGTGGTCGTTTTGGTGTTACTGCCGAATACTTAGTGAATGCCGAAGAAATACAAATCAAGGTGGCACAGGGTGCCAAGCCTGGTGAGGGCGGACAGTTGCCCGGATTCAAGGTCAACGACATCATCGCCAAGACGCGTCATGCCATCCCCGGCATCTCGCTCATTTCGCCGCCACCTCATCACGATATCTATTCTATTGAAGACCTGGCGCAGCTTATCTTCGACCTGAAGAACATCAACCCCACGGCTGCCGTCAGCGTGAAGCTCGTTGCCGAGAGTGGGGTAGGAACGATTGCCGCTGGTGTGGCTAAGGCCAAGGCCGACCTTATTGTCATCTCTGGTGCCGAGGGTGGCACGGGTGCATCGCCTGCTTCGAGCATGCGCTTTGCCGGAATCTCGCCTGAGATAGGACTGGCAGAGACCCAGCAGACCTTGGTGATGAACGGTCTGCGCAACCAAGTGCGCCTGCAGACCGACGGACAGCTCAAGACCGCCAAGGACGTAATCGTGATGGCCATGCTGGGTGCCGACGAGTTCTCGTTCGGTACGCTGCCCCTCATCGTGCTGGGCTGCGTGATGATGCGTAAGTGTAATACCAATACCTGCCCCATGGGTGTGGCCACCCAGAACCCCGAGCTGCGCAAGCATTTTGAGGGTAGGGCCGAATACGTGGTGAACTACTTCACCTTCCTGGCTCAGCAGGTACGCGAATACCTCTCGGAGATAGGCGTACATTCGCTGAAAGAGATTATCGGGCGGACGGAGCTGATTGAAAGCCTCACCCCCAGCCCCTCTCCGAGTGGAGAGGGGAGTAGTGTCACCGACAAATGGGCGACCATTGACTTCGGTCGCTTGCTTCACAAGCCTGACACTGACAAGGCGCTTTATTGGGACCGCGGGGCATATACAGAGGTTGGTGGCAATCATCTCAACAAACAGATACTCGCAGACTTTTCGGAGTTGATACTATCTACTCCCCTCGCCTCTGGGAGAGGGGACGGGGGTGAGGCTTCGTATGCCATCAAGAATACCGACCGTGCGGTGGCTACTATGCTCTCGGGCGCCATCGCCAAGAGATACGGCGAACAAGGTTTGCCCGACGGCACTATCAAGATCAAGTTCAAGGGCTCGGCAGGTCAGAGCTTCGGTGCCTTTGCCGTGAAGGGCTTGGACCTGCGCCTCGAGGGCGAGGCCAACGATTACTTCGGCAAAGGTCTCTCGGGCGGACGCATCTCTATCCTGCCCCCGGCTCGTCGCAGTGATGACTTCAAGGCCGAGGAGAATATCATTGCCGGCAATACCGGTCTCTATGGCGCCACCTCGGGCGAACTCTACATCAACGGAAAGGTGGGTGAGCGCTTTGGTGTGCGCAACTCCGGAGCCATTGCGGTCATCGAGGGTGCTGGCGACCATTGCTGCGAGTATATGACGGGCGGTCGCGTGGTGGTGCTCGGCAAAACAGGTCGCAACTTCGCTGCAGGTATGAGTGGCGGTGTGGCCTATGTCTATGACCCCGACCACACGTTCGATTACTTCTGCAACATGGATATGGTGGAGCTCTCGCTCGTAGAGGACAGTGTCTCTCGTAAGGAACTGCTCGAGTTCATCCGTCAGCATTACCTCCATACGGGTTCTGCTCTTGCAGGGCGCATGCTCGACGATTGGCATCGCTATATCGAGGACTTCATCCAGGTGGTGCCCATCGAGTATAAGCGTGTGCTCGAAGAGGAGAAGATGGCACGTCTGCACGAAAAGATTGCCGACATCCAGCGCGACTATTAA
- a CDS encoding LL-diaminopimelate aminotransferase, with protein MALVNEHFLKLPNNYLFADIAKKVNAFKVTHPEADVISMGIGDVTQPLCPAVIEAMHRATDEMATRQGFRGYGPEQGYDFLREAILKNDFLPRGIHLDMDEVFINDGAKSDTGNIQELIRWDNSIGVTDPIYPVYIDSNVMIGRAGTVQNGLWSNVVYMPCNAENGFTPELPKQRVDVIYLCYPNNPTGTVISKQELRKWVNYALKNDTLIFYDAAYQAFITDPEVPHSIYEIRGARKCAIEFHSYSKTAGFTGVRCGYTIVPKDLTAATIDGRRIALNPLWNRRQCTKFNGTSYISQRAAEAIYTPEGKQQVQQTIDYYMQNAGRLLTGLRAAGFECYGGENAPYIWMRTPEGSTSWQFFEELLYGANVVCTPGVGFGPSGEGYVRFTAFGTHESTDEALERILKWSAGK; from the coding sequence ATGGCACTAGTTAACGAACATTTTTTGAAGCTGCCCAACAACTACTTGTTTGCAGATATAGCTAAGAAGGTCAATGCTTTCAAGGTGACACACCCCGAAGCCGATGTCATCTCCATGGGCATTGGCGATGTCACGCAACCTCTGTGTCCGGCCGTCATTGAGGCCATGCACAGAGCCACCGACGAGATGGCCACCCGACAGGGCTTTCGCGGCTACGGTCCTGAGCAAGGCTACGACTTCCTGCGCGAGGCCATCCTGAAGAACGACTTCCTGCCTCGTGGCATCCATCTCGACATGGACGAGGTCTTCATCAACGATGGGGCTAAGAGCGACACGGGCAACATCCAGGAACTCATTCGCTGGGACAACTCCATCGGTGTCACCGATCCTATCTATCCTGTGTATATTGACTCAAACGTGATGATTGGCCGTGCCGGTACGGTCCAGAACGGTCTGTGGTCTAATGTGGTCTATATGCCTTGTAACGCCGAGAATGGTTTTACACCAGAGTTGCCCAAACAGCGTGTTGACGTCATCTACCTCTGCTACCCCAACAACCCCACGGGCACGGTCATCTCTAAGCAGGAACTGCGCAAATGGGTGAACTATGCCCTGAAGAACGACACGCTCATATTCTACGATGCCGCCTATCAGGCTTTCATCACCGATCCCGAGGTGCCTCATAGCATCTACGAGATCCGGGGCGCCCGCAAGTGTGCCATTGAGTTCCACTCCTATTCAAAGACAGCTGGCTTCACCGGTGTGCGCTGCGGCTACACCATCGTGCCCAAGGACTTGACTGCCGCCACCATCGACGGTCGTCGCATAGCGCTGAACCCTCTGTGGAACCGCCGTCAGTGCACCAAGTTCAATGGCACCAGCTACATCTCGCAACGTGCTGCCGAGGCCATCTACACCCCCGAGGGCAAACAGCAGGTGCAGCAGACCATCGACTACTACATGCAGAATGCCGGTCGCCTGCTGACAGGGCTTAGGGCTGCAGGCTTCGAGTGCTACGGTGGCGAGAATGCACCATATATATGGATGCGCACGCCTGAGGGCTCAACGTCTTGGCAGTTTTTCGAGGAACTGCTCTATGGTGCCAACGTGGTCTGCACGCCAGGCGTAGGCTTCGGTCCCAGTGGCGAGGGCTACGTGCGGTTCACCGCCTTCGGCACCCATGAGTCCACCGATGAGGCTCTGGAGAGAATTCTGAAATGGAGTGCTGGTAAATAA
- a CDS encoding glutamate synthase subunit beta, protein MGNPKAFLEIHRQEAGYRPIHDRIHDFGEVEQTLSTRERKLQASRCMDCGVPFCHWACPLGNKAPEWNDALYKGDFELAYHLLNSTNPFPEFTGRICPALCEKACVLNRFNHEPTTNREDECAITEMAFQEGFIQPRKDIKRRSAEGRSQGENGKTVAVIGAGPAGLAAANDLNQMGYTVTVFEKNEAAGGLLRYGIPNFKLNKAVIDRRIKLLEEEGIEFKYGQEIPLTSHLSSLSSDYDAIVVATGTPTARDLKAPGRELKGVHFALELLSQQNRVLAGIEFSKDERITAKGKDVLVIGGGDTGSDCIGTAHRQGCKSVTQIEIMPRPVEGPEDPQNPWPNWPRTLKTTSSHEEGCTRRWNINTLEFLGENGKLTGVKVQEIDWKPNPEGGRPIMVEKGKPEIIKAELCLLAMGFLKPEHPEYPANVFVCGDSANGASLVVRAMASGRETAKKVEAYLSAND, encoded by the coding sequence ATGGGAAATCCAAAAGCTTTTTTAGAGATACACCGCCAAGAGGCGGGTTATCGTCCGATTCACGATAGAATCCATGACTTTGGCGAGGTGGAGCAGACGCTCTCCACTCGCGAGCGCAAACTGCAGGCAAGCCGTTGCATGGACTGTGGCGTACCTTTTTGCCACTGGGCTTGTCCGCTGGGCAACAAAGCACCAGAGTGGAACGATGCCCTGTACAAGGGCGACTTCGAACTAGCCTACCACTTGCTGAACAGCACGAACCCCTTCCCTGAGTTCACGGGGCGTATCTGCCCTGCTCTCTGCGAGAAGGCCTGTGTGCTGAACCGCTTCAACCACGAACCTACCACCAATCGCGAGGATGAATGTGCCATTACCGAGATGGCTTTTCAGGAAGGTTTTATCCAGCCTCGTAAGGATATTAAGCGCCGCTCGGCCGAAGGACGCTCGCAAGGCGAGAATGGTAAGACGGTGGCCGTGATTGGTGCTGGTCCTGCCGGACTCGCTGCTGCCAACGACCTGAACCAGATGGGCTACACCGTCACGGTGTTTGAGAAGAACGAGGCTGCTGGTGGCTTGCTGCGCTACGGCATCCCCAACTTCAAACTCAACAAGGCCGTCATCGACCGCCGCATCAAGCTACTAGAAGAAGAGGGCATCGAATTTAAATATGGCCAAGAGATACCTCTCACCTCTCACCTCTCATCTCTCAGTTCTGATTACGACGCCATAGTCGTCGCTACCGGCACCCCCACCGCCCGCGATCTGAAAGCCCCCGGCCGCGAACTGAAGGGTGTGCACTTCGCTCTCGAACTGTTGTCGCAGCAGAACCGTGTGCTGGCAGGCATCGAATTCTCAAAGGATGAGCGTATCACCGCCAAGGGCAAGGATGTGCTGGTGATTGGTGGTGGCGACACGGGCTCTGACTGTATTGGCACCGCCCATCGTCAGGGTTGTAAGAGTGTCACTCAGATTGAGATTATGCCGCGTCCTGTGGAAGGTCCGGAAGACCCGCAGAACCCTTGGCCCAACTGGCCTCGCACGCTCAAGACCACCTCGAGCCACGAAGAGGGTTGCACTCGCCGCTGGAACATCAACACCTTGGAGTTCTTAGGCGAGAACGGCAAACTCACAGGTGTCAAGGTGCAGGAGATTGACTGGAAACCCAACCCCGAGGGCGGTCGTCCCATCATGGTGGAGAAGGGCAAGCCTGAAATCATCAAGGCCGAGCTCTGTCTGTTGGCCATGGGCTTCCTGAAGCCCGAACATCCTGAATATCCTGCTAATGTATTTGTTTGTGGCGACTCTGCCAATGGTGCCTCGCTGGTGGTACGTGCGATGGCCAGCGGTAGGGAAACGGCAAAGAAAGTTGAAGCATATCTCTCAGCCAATGACTAA
- the dapF gene encoding diaminopimelate epimerase: MTKIPFTKMHGCGNDYIYVDTTQYPIADPVAAAIAWSDRHKGVGSDGLVLIGKSSIPEADFTMRIFNADGSEAMMCGNASRCIGKYLYERTNPWLLPVKEGNGYKETVIRLLTLSGVKVLYLHIVNDVVESVTVDMGEPVLEDDNLFTPNLSTPLPHREGQGVGLFVSMGNPHYVIFTDDVDQVGDTGRVLEHHPAFPQRCNIEFATPLPSERAGEAFRTRVWERGSGITQACGTGACATAVAAAFTGRAGRMSHIVMDGGTLTIEWAEADRAADGRQYKKNHVYMTGPAAFVFDGEITAP, encoded by the coding sequence ATGACTAAGATACCTTTCACAAAAATGCACGGTTGCGGCAACGACTATATCTATGTCGATACAACGCAGTACCCCATTGCCGATCCTGTGGCAGCAGCCATTGCCTGGAGCGATCGTCATAAGGGTGTCGGGTCCGACGGACTGGTGCTGATAGGCAAGTCGTCCATCCCCGAGGCCGATTTCACAATGCGCATCTTCAATGCCGACGGCAGCGAGGCGATGATGTGCGGCAACGCTTCGAGGTGCATAGGAAAGTACCTCTATGAGAGGACCAACCCCTGGCTCCTCCCAGTCAAAGAGGGAAATGGATACAAGGAGACCGTCATACGCTTGCTGACGCTGTCTGGCGTTAAAGTACTGTATCTGCATATTGTGAATGATGTTGTGGAGAGCGTCACCGTGGATATGGGCGAACCTGTTTTAGAGGACGATAATTTATTCACCCCAAATCTATCAACACCCCTCCCTCACAGGGAGGGGCAGGGGGTGGGTCTCTTCGTCTCCATGGGCAACCCCCACTACGTCATCTTCACCGACGACGTCGATCAGGTGGGCGACACGGGACGTGTGCTTGAGCATCATCCCGCCTTCCCGCAACGCTGCAACATCGAGTTTGCGACTCCCCTCCCTTCGGAGAGGGCGGGGGAGGCTTTCCGCACCCGGGTGTGGGAGCGCGGCAGCGGCATCACCCAAGCCTGTGGCACCGGTGCCTGTGCCACTGCTGTGGCAGCAGCCTTCACAGGCAGGGCTGGACGCATGTCGCACATCGTGATGGATGGCGGCACGCTCACCATCGAATGGGCCGAAGCCGACCGTGCGGCCGATGGTCGTCAGTATAAGAAAAACCACGTTTATATGACGGGACCTGCTGCCTTTGTCTTCGATGGCGAGATTACGGCCCCCTAA
- a CDS encoding glutamine synthetase III, with translation MEALRFQVVGEAFKKKPLDVKAPSERPYEYFGKKVFNREKMYKYLPKDVYEKMVDVIDNGARLDRAVADAVAIGMKQWATENGVTHYTHWFQPLTEGTAEKHDSFIEHDGKGGMVEEFSGKLLVQQEPDASSFPSGGIRSTFEARGYSAWDPTSPVFIIDDTLCIPTVFISYSGEALDYKAPLLRALHAVNVAATDVCHYFDPTVKKVTSNLGWEQEYFLVDEGLYAARPDLLLTGRTLMGHDSAKNQQMDDHYFGAIPERVQAFMKNLEFEALELGIPVKTRHNEVAPNQFELAPIFEETNLAVDHNMLLMSVMKRIARKHGFRVLLHEKPFAGINGSGKHNNWSLSTDNGILLHAPGKTPEANLRFATFIVETLMGVYRHNGLLKASIMSATNAHRLGANEAPPAIVSSFLGKQVSELLDHIEKADVDDILAMAGKQGLKMDIPVIPELFIDNTDRNRTSPFAFTGNRFEFRAVGSEANCASAMIALNSAVAEALADFKKRVDARIPEFTEKLKGTDHSATFHAIIAVLREDIKTCKPIRFDGNGYSDEWVAEAEKRGLDVEKSCPKIFERYLDDASIKMFESLGVMTKKELEARNEVKWETYTKKIQIEARVLGDISMNHIIPVATRYQSELLKNLNNMAVVFPIDTADKLSARNKKIIQEIAERTFAIEKGVEELVDARKKANKIESEHEKAIAYHDEVEPKLDEIRYQIDKLELIVDDALWPLPKYRELLFIR, from the coding sequence ATGGAAGCATTAAGATTTCAGGTTGTCGGCGAGGCATTCAAGAAAAAGCCCCTCGACGTAAAAGCCCCTAGTGAGAGACCTTACGAGTACTTTGGTAAGAAGGTCTTCAATCGTGAGAAGATGTACAAGTATCTGCCCAAGGACGTGTATGAGAAGATGGTGGATGTCATCGACAATGGTGCCCGTCTGGATCGTGCTGTGGCCGACGCAGTGGCTATCGGCATGAAGCAGTGGGCCACAGAGAATGGCGTCACTCACTATACTCACTGGTTCCAACCCCTGACTGAGGGTACTGCCGAGAAGCACGACTCATTCATTGAGCACGATGGCAAGGGCGGTATGGTAGAGGAGTTTTCTGGAAAACTGCTCGTTCAGCAGGAGCCTGATGCTTCTTCGTTCCCCTCTGGTGGTATCCGCTCTACATTCGAGGCTCGTGGTTATTCTGCTTGGGATCCCACATCGCCCGTATTCATTATAGACGACACGCTGTGTATCCCCACTGTGTTTATCAGTTATAGCGGTGAGGCGCTCGACTACAAGGCTCCACTGCTGCGCGCCCTGCATGCTGTCAACGTGGCCGCTACTGATGTTTGCCATTATTTTGATCCTACGGTGAAGAAGGTAACCTCGAATCTCGGATGGGAGCAGGAGTACTTCCTTGTGGACGAGGGTCTCTATGCCGCACGCCCCGACCTGCTACTGACGGGCCGCACCCTGATGGGTCACGACTCAGCCAAGAACCAGCAGATGGACGACCACTACTTCGGTGCTATCCCCGAGCGTGTGCAGGCCTTCATGAAGAACCTCGAGTTTGAGGCACTGGAGCTGGGCATCCCCGTGAAGACACGTCACAACGAGGTGGCTCCTAACCAGTTTGAGCTGGCTCCTATCTTCGAAGAGACCAACCTGGCCGTGGACCACAACATGCTGCTCATGTCGGTGATGAAGCGCATCGCCCGCAAGCATGGCTTCCGCGTGCTGCTGCACGAAAAGCCCTTCGCTGGCATCAATGGTAGCGGTAAGCACAACAACTGGAGCTTGAGCACCGACAACGGCATCCTGCTGCATGCTCCCGGCAAGACCCCCGAGGCCAACCTGCGCTTTGCTACCTTCATTGTAGAGACACTGATGGGTGTATATCGCCACAATGGTCTGCTGAAGGCTTCTATCATGAGTGCCACCAATGCACATCGTCTGGGTGCCAACGAGGCTCCCCCAGCCATCGTATCAAGCTTCCTGGGCAAGCAGGTGAGCGAGCTGCTGGATCACATCGAGAAGGCCGACGTAGATGATATTCTGGCCATGGCCGGCAAGCAGGGCTTGAAGATGGACATCCCCGTGATTCCCGAGCTGTTTATCGACAACACCGACCGTAACCGTACGTCGCCATTCGCCTTCACCGGCAACCGCTTTGAGTTCCGCGCCGTGGGTAGCGAGGCCAACTGCGCCAGCGCTATGATCGCTCTGAACAGTGCCGTAGCCGAGGCTCTGGCCGACTTCAAGAAGCGCGTAGATGCCCGCATCCCCGAGTTCACCGAGAAACTGAAGGGCACCGACCACAGCGCCACCTTCCACGCCATCATCGCCGTACTGCGCGAGGATATTAAGACCTGTAAGCCCATCCGCTTCGACGGCAACGGCTACAGCGACGAGTGGGTAGCCGAGGCAGAGAAGCGCGGTCTGGACGTAGAGAAGAGCTGTCCGAAGATCTTCGAGCGCTATCTCGACGACGCCAGCATCAAGATGTTCGAGAGCCTGGGCGTGATGACCAAGAAGGAGCTGGAGGCACGCAACGAGGTGAAATGGGAGACCTACACCAAGAAGATCCAGATTGAGGCACGCGTGCTGGGCGACATCTCGATGAACCACATCATCCCCGTGGCCACACGCTACCAGAGCGAGCTGCTGAAGAACCTGAACAACATGGCAGTGGTGTTCCCCATCGATACTGCCGACAAGCTCTCTGCTCGCAACAAGAAGATTATTCAGGAGATAGCCGAGCGCACCTTCGCCATTGAGAAGGGCGTGGAAGAGCTGGTAGATGCTCGCAAGAAGGCCAACAAGATAGAGAGTGAGCACGAGAAGGCCATCGCCTATCACGACGAGGTAGAGCCTAAGCTCGACGAGATTCGTTATCAGATCGACAAGTTGGAACTGATCGTTGACGATGCTCTCTGGCCACTGCCTAAATATCGCGAACTATTATTTATCAGATAA